From the genome of Cololabis saira isolate AMF1-May2022 chromosome 1, fColSai1.1, whole genome shotgun sequence:
attccaatttttgtattttgtgtctctgttgttcctagatgacacagggataaaatatactatatactatatcatttaggcgaaaattgtgtaaaaatgtgttttgtttatagtttaaagagctgcagtgacctctatgttggtcagagaGATTCAcgtcttagcttgaatgaatgcttaagatgataccaaagacaatattgtgaaacaatgacagatatcctgtacattaGTTtgaaccaggatatgcaccagcatctaaaatgtaatttttctgaacttcatgagctgataactatgatacagctgccactcaggaagggttatcataccaaaatataatctacagacatggatcttttcaaaaatcacaagtaagtttggtcacctagAGTGGTGCTGGTATCTgttctggcccatggactattatGGTGAGGGttcccgggagcagcgctgctgctgcgggGACGCGCAGGCACGCAGGCCGGGCTGCTCTTACCTCTGCTCGAAGGCGGTGAACAGGCGGGAGTCCAGGATGTTCTCCTCCGGCTCCCAGGTGCTGTATCTGCGGGGGGAGAGGGCTGCGTGAGCGGGGGGTGCACGGTGCACGGGGACGGCGCTAGCCCGCCAGCTAAAGCGCGcccccgcgtaccctacgccgtaccctacggcgtagggtacggcgtagggtacggcgtagggtacgcggaagCGCgagacctacgccgtaggctctgcgtcggttgcACGCAGAGCCTGATTCCCTTTAGCTCGGGCGGCTAACCCGCACATGCAGCAGCGGGGACTTACTTGGGCGACCATCCCTTCCACTTCACCAGGTACTCAGCCCGAGCCTGCAGGAGACACATGAACGGGGGTTATTATTAAAGCAGCTCGTTCCCCCCCAGCCCCTCCACCACCACCCGGACCCCGCCGCCTCCTTTACCTTCCTGATCCGCCGCTTGATGATCGACTCCGCCGCGAACACTCGCTCCCCGACGGCGGACAGCTCCATGCCGCTGCCCCGTTAGCTGCTGGCCGCTAGCAGCTCCCAGTCCTGCCCGCTGGATCCTCCGGCCAGACCATAATACTCCCCAACACAACACACGTCACTGGTGggaccttttccttttttttttttttttacggcgTTGCTAGGAAACCGCAGTCGGTGGAACCTTGAGGAGGACGCTGATTGGCCGAGCCGTTGCTACGGGCCCTGTGGTTGCTAAGGGGGGCGGAGCCTCTGCCTGCCTGCATGCCTGCGCGAGTTCTGTCGAGGGGGAAATGgaggctttatttttttatttatttattttttttactttacccGCGCAAAAGAGTGAATCATCTAGGACAAGATGTGTATATAAATGCACGTGGCCCGGTAAAATGGGCGTGAAGGTGGAGAGTAATCGTCAAATAGAGAAACATGTGGCTGACGACGGTTGTTCTTGACTAATACAGAAACTGGAGGTTTTATTATCTGCATCAAGTCAAGCAGTGTGTTTATTTGATGTCGAGTAAATTACCAGTTCATGTgattaataaaaatgaataaaccaAACTCACACACACGTGTCCCTGTTTGTTCTTGTCGTTTCATGCAGTTTTGTTACGTAAATTAGAGGTCATGGATCATTTCACATAAACGGACAACACTGTGATGTTTTAAAAGCTGTACAACCTATAATATATGTATTCTGCCGGCACTAAAATACATTGCCGTTATGCTACGGGACTTTGAAAGAGatactttattttaaacagaGAAGTTGGAAACCTGAGAGGAGAACTTTAAAAAGGAATGTTGTCGGGTTAAATCCGGATGATTTTTGTCAATATGCAGGCGTTTGATGGGTCCCATCTATCATAatatcatgtgtgtgtgtgtttatgtgtatatgtgtatatatatatatatatatatatatatatatatatatatatatatatatatatatatatatatatatatatatatatatatatatatacatatatatatatatatatatatatatatatatatatatatatatatatatatatatgatgatgATATGGTGATGATCCGCAGTTGAAGGAAATACCagctgtaaatatatataataatataaatatccCACAGGGGCTCATTCCTTACTTCCCTCTTAATGGAAAGAAATATTTAATTAATCTCTGAGTTCCCTGTTTGAAAAACAAAAGGACAGTTGTATTGTCTATTGTTTCCAAGATAATTTCcgcaaataaaaacatatctgGATAAGGTATACCTTTAGTAAATATTCTAATTAAAATTCTCTTTTCACAGCCAGGCCCAGTGGTACCTTTTTTGTGTTGATTTCCatgcttctttctttttttttattggaattTAATTACGTGTCAAGTGTCTCAGGAGCAATTAACGAGAACATTAAATTATTCTGAGGGCCAGTAAATtagcaacattttaaaataataaataaaaaaattaaaacggaaacGAGAtttaataatagcaataataatgatgatgaaaaaTAATCACAACACCAACAATAAGAATGTCATTATTAAATCGTGCATCATACTCAGGGGGTTTTCAGCCGCTTTGCTCTCAGGCGTTATAataaacaaattatttaaaataaaaatcttaaaTCGTATGGCATTATTTTTCTCGACATAGCTGTTATGTGTGCGACGTATCAAGCATATCAGTACAGAAATGCATATAATATATACCAGAGTAACgctgtttaaaaaattaaaaaagcctAACACATTCGGTAATATAAAATGCATCCTACATATGACACATGACTGGTGTATTTTAACTTACCAGTGAGTCAGTATTACTGATGCTGGCCGTGACGCGTTCTGGCATGCACTTCAGCTGTCCattaaaacaaaagacaaactGCAGCAGACGCGCATTGGGTTTTTATCATAAAACATACCGCAACGGACAGGAGGGAGTGAAAAGGAGTTCAAACGCTAAAATCAGCagcctgattaaaaaaaaaaagagaagacaatattaaaaataaaatacgcaGTGCTTTTATCCCACTGACCCACATCACAAGGCCGTGAATAATCACGGTGGAGGATGTTAAAGGCGCAGTGAGTTTTTGTTCCAATGTAATGATTTTATTAggattttttgttttactgaaGCTAATGATCAATGAACTGCGGCGTTTCCAGACTGTCGACACATATTTAATATTCTTTCATTAACATTAAACACTTTAGTTCTTTATATATTTTAGTATTTTTGATGACACACTGCTGCTCATAAACGATAAAATACCTTTTACCTCTGCTCATGAAATTAATATAGCCTATATGAAGAGAGGAATTAAGAAAAGGAAAGCTTTGGAAAACAAAATTATGGcaaactatctatctatctatctatctatctatctatctatctatctatctatctatctatctatctatctgtctatctatctatctatctatctctatctatctatctatctatctatctatctatctatctatctatctatctatctatctatctatctatctatctatctatctatctatctatctatctatctatctatctatctatctaggcTATCTATCTATCAAACGTTAATCCAACCAAATCATGAAAGgttaaactgttttttttttcatctaataAGATTTTAAACCTGGAATCCCACTTGTGGAGTGTGCAGACTTGAGCAGCTCCTGCTGACCGTCAGTATAACACCACTGATTAACCTCCACTCTTCTTTGCTTTTGTGGAAGCGCATTGACACAGGAATGTTCATCAAATGCACCGAACTGTTTTATAGAGGCAAAGCCTGCGTGCGCGAAAACAAACATTGTCACATTGAAGATGAAGATTTATTGCAGAGATGCAACATCCGAAGCACGTCTATTTATTTATGGCTGTCCTTTTCGTCGGCGGGTTATGATGTAGCTGTTCCGCTGTGAAATGTCAGCACACAGACAAACTTCCCTTCCTTTCGGGAGTGAGACGGCGCAGCCGCGGCTCCGGATTGGTCTGGACGCGCCTGCAGTGCCGCGCCGCCGCCGCGCCGCCGCCGCCTTCACACTCCATTGGCTGGCTTGTATCTGGGCAAGACGCGGCTCCCGGTGCGCACGGACGGGAAAACCGCGCACAACACGAAGACACTCATAAGGAAAATactaaaagagaaagagagagtccCTGCCCCGTGAAGCACCGATCATATTGattgctttattttacatgCGTGAAACAAAGATAATTTAGCAGCCTCCCTTTTCATTTCCCTTTAAATCACCCGTCTCTGCAGGAAAACCATAGTTCATggataaatgtttctttttgccAATAGAAACTGAAACCGGGAGTTATTCAGTTGTATTGTTAAGCCTCCACTAACATGCGTGTTGTCTCGGAAGCCCAACACCTGCATGAGGTGGATCACCAAGTTAAGATGGGTGGACCAAAGGACGAATACGCACCTCCACAGTTCCTCTATACCCGCATGTGCTGCGTTCACATGAAGATTAAATCATTGGGTTTTACTCACCGTTTTCCCACACGAAAACAAGTTTTGGTCAatgtgtttattatttaattatggTTTATTGTTAGAAGGCGCTCCTCTTGTACTTGATTGTTTCCCTAAGTCAGACTGACACTGAGCATAAACACTGAGCATACAATTCATAACCTCTACAAGAAGTACTGTTTTAAATGCCGACTGGTCTGTGACGGATTTTTTAAAAACCAAAGCCTGCATAAATATTCGGAATGACGAAGCTCTTGGAGTCCATGTTTGGCATTTACGTGGATCTATAGAGAAGAATGTTGGAAAATAAGATGGAAAATGTGTAATAACAGTATAGTAGGTTAAGATGAAAGAAAATTGATAAAATGTTGGATTCTCTGACGTGGTATAGCCTAACTCAGAAAGCAGTGCATCAACTTTGCCTCAACAGATACTCTGTGCTAAAAAATATATCCCAAAAGTTCAGTTTGGTCTACAGAAATATAATACAGAAGAGTATGAGCTACATTCATGCAATGTCCTGGAGTTTGATATATGATATGACATGAAATGCTTATCATATCAAGATGAAACACCCTTGTTCCTTGCTGTTTTGTCAAAGTTTAAATCAATgtccatatttatttttcactttcATGGATACAAAGAGAAAATTCTATAATAACACGGGGTCGATTCATGGGTTCAAATGACTGGCCTTTTATCtctttcgttttttttaaagcacgCAGGTCGATTTCaagttacacaaaataaaacctcAGAAATAAATAACAGCGAGCTCCCTTGAACCAAAGCTTTAAACATGTTAACTATCGGCACATGTTTGTAATATCAATTAGGAGTTCTTCCTTTATGATTAGATAGATATTTATCTTCCTGTATTGTGTATGAACACAGATACCATTAAAACTGTGATCCAACAAGGCGAGCAGGGTCGGGGTTTCCTCAGAGGGCCAGCCGCATCTGCGCACGGAGGAAAACTGCGGGCCCGCATGAGGCTGTCATCGTCGGAATTTCGGTTTCACATGTTTAAAGCATATCAGGGAGACATATATCAATACATGTGTCCAGGCCCTGGATCCCGATCACCGAATTTGGGATTTTGTCgcgtttcagagagcagagtcGGGCAGCTCGATCACGCGTGCGCAATTTCAGCTCGAAAGAGGACAgaacagaaagaaagagggacaCGGGATGATGACATATCATTTTTCAATTGTTGATTTATGTATCACATAAGACAAACGATGTGGTTATTATTCCACCTAGATATTTGACACCGTGCCAACTAAAAGTGGCGTTAAAAGCATCAGCGCTGTGGTTGGATCGTGCAGGATTTGCGGCTGGATGAGTCGGCTCCAGCTCGGTGTCTCGCAGCAGCCCGACGTTTCGGAGTGGCGCAGAGAGAAAGTGCGCGGAGGAGGGGAGCGAGGACAGCCATTTTCTCCGTCCGCGCTCGCGTTAACGCGCACAGGCAGCAGTCGCAGCGTCGGCGCAGGAAATGGAAGTGCGCGCGTCCCGCAACGTGCGGGACCGCGGCGCGTCACGGCGCATTCCCGGCGTCACGGCGGGCATTGGACGCGGCGCTCCAGACTCGCACACCACGGTTTTCCGGGGCAGGTTTATATGAACCAGCTGATCTTTCCCTCAAAGGGTCCCTCAATTCGGAACAACAACCGACGTAATAATCAAATATACGAATTAATCACATGTACGACCGAGGAAATGGCTTCATGCCGTATAAACAGGGCCTAGGTGGCTCCCGATCGCTTCACGGAATTCACGCACCTGAGCTCCAGACCACTGAAGTCGCGCTAAATGACACTTATATACATCTTATAAACCACAATACGCAGCTTTTTGATATTTTCTCACCTAGAACTGCAACTAAGAAGGATATTTGGCCAATACTTACAATATGCCTGCATATTTTGCCATGCTTTGCTGCAGTTATTTGCATGTATAGgcctatatatttatttatataggctatatatatatatatatatatatatatatatatatatatatatatatatatatatatatatatatatatatatatatatacacacacagtcacacaactgtgcagctatatatatatatatatatatatatatatatatatatatatatatatatatatatatatatatatacacatgtataagCGCTGTGATTGATTCAATCCACTTAGAGAAGGTGGATGAACATTTTCCATGTGCTGAATCAAGATCTCAGCATTAGTAAACAGGCTCACAGGCCTTGgcacccccccaccacccccaccCTCCGCTCCCCACGGCCGCAACAGAGGACGCAAATAGTCCTGCAGGTTTCGCTTCTTCTGCCGTAACAAGTCAAGATGCTCCAGACGTCGCCCTTCCTGTTAAAGCTCAAATCCGAAAAACACTCGTTAGTCGAAAGGTTCATTTATCAGATAAGGAAAGAAACACACCAGACTGAGTCACCTGCAATCAATTTATTGCAAAACGTGTCATAGGAGGTCTCGACTTCCCCATGAGAACGCAGGCGCGCTGCCGTTCTCACAGAGCAGCTGAACGCACCACAGATCACATGGCGTTGGGAGGGACTCCCCCCCCTTAAACGTTGGCATTTATAACATATGAAATGTGGTTTTTACACACTGTAATTGCTGCCTTGTTGCAAAATGCCAAGATAAACCCATTCTGTGctggaaaaaaacaatgaaaagtcgATTCAAAGAGCACCTGATGGATCACCCAGGTCAACCTGGTGCAAGACAGAATTTACAGAGACTGCTGTTTCAATCAGATTTGGAGATAAATGAGCTTAAACACACTGAACGGATAGTAAATGACGGGACATGTATCAAACGGTGACCATGAATAATCGGCCATTTCCATTTTCTCTCATCCTTCGTTTCCACCACACAAATCATATCTATTGACAGGAAAGGTGCTTCATTTTTCTTTATCTGCTTGTCCGAGCATGCCTAATGGCAGCATCTGTCCAAGCAGCATGCATCCGCCTTTACAACTGTACATCTgttacacacgcacgcacgcacacacacatacacatacacacacacacgcaaacccacacacctggacacagtGTAACTTACCATGATTCAATAAACTTTTCTTCCTTACAAAATTCTCTACAGTCGCCTGACATTAGCTGGGAGTATAAATCAAAGGACATCCATAGAAAATTGAAGAATATTTACAAAAGTAAGTGCATCTTTGATTAAAGTTTAGTCATTCATTTGACTACATTTGACCCTTTAGCCatatttaatatatttgaaaTTAGATACTGCATATGATAAAATCTCCAGAAGTAACAACAGGCCAAGCTTCAGAGTACAAATATggaaaaaaatgcaataaacattgcttaaaaaaaaaggaatctgaACTATACAGAAAGAAAAAGTTCATTTGTACATTCAAGGttttcaaaaatacaaatatatccGTGTATATCCTGTACATGGTTCCAGTTGCGGGGCTGTGTTATGTTGTGAGGTATTCCTTGAACGTCACCGTGAGGCAGTTTGCAGTAATGTCCGTGATGACTATATTCCCAAGGAAAGGCTGGAAGGAAGGGAAAGTCTCCTCTTTCCTCTTTTCGGGGTTAGAAACGGCTACAGACTCAACGTTGTCCTctgccggtgtgtgtgtgtcagactgAGTTTCCGCCGGCGTGTCTGTCCTGGTCTGGCCTTCGTCCCGCGCCAGCGGCTCGGCCTGCGTCTGCGTCTCCGGCTGAGCGGCAGAGCAGGCCGGAGACGTGGACCTGTGGATGCTCAGGTCCATGGGCTCGTCCTGATCGGCGTAGCCGCAGTCCTGCGGCCCCGCCGGACTCTGCTGGCCGTtttggctgcagctgctgctttgGGAGGCTGAGGAAACGGCGTCGGGGACGCTGACGCTCCTGCAGCTCAGAAACCTCTTACTACTCTCATGTTCCCCCGCGTCGGAGAGGTGTCGCTTTAGTCCTTGAATCCCACCTTGGCTGCCTCTTTTGTCCGGCACGGGGGGAGCGCCCCTCTCCAACGGCAGGGGAAGCAGATTAGGCTTGCTTGTCAAACGTAAAGGATGATCCGCTGGAAGCTCCCCCTGACTCCTGACCTCATCACGCCTCCCCTGCTCCGTCACAGTTAGCTCCACAAGAGGCGACTGCTCTTTTTCTTTGGGGAAATCTGCATTAAATCCAGAGCAGAGGACATTTGGTTTGTCTTCCAGCCGTTTGGTAAATCCATTCTTGAGGCCGAGCTTTTTCACGAGCTTCATCTTCTCCAGGTGCTTCTCCATACTGCCGTCCTTTTCGTGCGGCTGCTTTCCGGCCGCGTCAGAATCCCCGTTCTTAATCTTGTCGGCCTGCAGTCCGTTTTCCATGTACTTGCTCATGACGATAACAATCCGCCcgttcttgttcttgttcttgACGATCTTCAGCTTGCGGCTGCTGCCGTTGGCCTGTGGCGAGGCGTCCTCCTTGGCTTTGAGCGGCTGCTGCTCCTTGTGGCGGTTGAGGTCGGCCGGGAGGTTCTTCAGCTCCATGGTGATGTCCTTCACCTTGGTCAGGCAGCCCGAGTCCTTGTCCCGCACCCACTTCTGCTGCAGCACGGGCGGCAGGTTGTAGCCCTTGTTGCTCAGCTCCGGGGCCTTGAGCTCCCGGGGTTTAGCGAACACGGGCTCGTGGGCCTTGAGCTCCGGCTGGTAGTGGTGGTGCTTCTTGCTGTTGAGCTGGTAGTAGAACTTCTTGCCGGGGGCCTGCTGCTCGGCCTCGCGCTCCCGGCACAGCGGCTGGTACTGGTGGTGCTTCTTGCTGTTCAGCTGGTACTGCTGGGCCTGCGGACGCAGCATCTGGATGGGGCTGGACTTCTGCCGGCGGTCGTCCTCGTCCAGGGACGCCTCCTGGAGGTCCGCCAGGATGTTGGACCTCCTGGCAAAAGAAGGCACCTACAAAGCAAGATAACAGTTAttagtcaaagtcaaagtcaaagtcaaagtagctttattgtcaATTCTTCACATGTCAAGACATACAAGGAATCGAGAGGACGTTACCCACTTCCCTCGGTGAAACATATACATTGCGcaggcacaacagatagacaAGACATTTCCTAAAAAGTTTGCATAAATACAACATTTACTAGTACTAAGATGGTAGTGCAAAAGgcaatttttgtaaaaaaaaagaaacatacttTAGGGTGTATTTGGACATTGACAGTGCAAGTATTGATCAGGAGTAGCAGCATACGTTTCTGTATAAGTTAGTTAGGTTATTGTAGTGCAAAAAGGCCATTTTGTAAAGGCTGCTCAACTTCTCATTCTTTTacgacaattcaattcaattttatttatatagcatctattacaacagaagttgtctctaggtgctttccagagatccagaacatgaacccccgagcaattattacataaacaatggcaggtaaaaactcccatagtgggagaaaaaccttaagccaaacagtggcaaggaaaaactcccctttaggagggaagaaaccttgagcaggaccggGATTataagggggggaccctcctgctggaggaCAAAAAGAATTATGAGCTTTTCTTTTTAAGGGTACATTATTTATTAATGCAAATCTACAAGGTGCAACTCAGAACTGTGCTCTAATTAGGGCCCAGGAGCTGCGATAAATGCCAGCAGGCTTGACAGGCTCTTCTAAGGCCCCTACGAGGCCTGGAGACCATGTCCACACAGCTCGTCCGCAGGCCTGCGCAGGACTCCTGCCCTCAGACTGACATTTCGGAGCGTCTAGAGCGGCTCTGACCTCAGCTCGCAGGAATGCCACGAGCTGCTTTGTGTCCCGTCCCTGACTTTGTCCAATGTGTTACCACCAACACCCTCCTGGGAGGAATAAAAACCCTGCTCCGAGGGGTTCCCTCGGCCTTTCGGGCCCTTGATTGATGCACCGAGCGAAACGCTCAAAGGCATTTAGCGAGGACTGTAAGTTGAGGAAACGTAAGCCTTGAAGATTAGATGGATTAGATGCTCTGCAGATTTCAGACATGCTTCCTGTACCATCGGGCTCCTGCTCAGGCTCGGATCAAGTGACGGCTTGTGAAGCCAGAGCAGACACGTTGGACCTAACAGGAGATGCTCCGAGTTGCATCATCAAACTGGAAAAAACAGGATTTCCAGAACTTTTGAAGCTCAAATGCAAGAACTGTAGACACTAAATATCTACACGATGAATGTTATTATTAAAAGGGTTTTTTCCATTCTGAATTTTGCCATTGATGCCAACATTGTTTTTTATCTCTAGTTATGAGTCTTGATTGATAATCAGGAGGAAAATCCTGCTCCTCTCACCTGAACCAGGAGGTGCTTGGGCTTGGGCCCTCTCTTGCGGTATCCCATCAGCTGCTCCTGACGTTCCCTGTGGGAGTGGGAAACAGTGGCCAATCAGCATTTCAGCGAGACGAGTCACTGTTGCATGGCAACACAATGTCACGGGTGTCCTCCTCAGTCTCAGTTAGGAAACACAGACCCCATGTTCGCTCATCCACTGAGCGACCCTCTTGTTCCATGGGGGTCGTAAATCACGCGCGGTCCTCCCTGAACAACAGCAACTGTCCGGTGGGATGTGGTCACCCTCGTTGACTAGTAAAGTCCAAAAGCCCCCCCCCTCAGACCTTCggcagctttgctccgtctccaTGCAAGTCTTTGTGAGGCAGTAACTCAATACCGCAGACAGGAGTGATGTCAGATTCCTCCCCCACCCTCCTCCCCTCACATCTAATTACAATGACGACTCAGTGTATTTTCATAGCCTGGCATTCAGACGATTTGGCTCCCCGGAGAGACGCACAATTAGTTTCAATAAAAATCCCTCCCCCTTTGGAGGGAGACGGAGATAATTGCAAAAACAGTTGCAGAGCGATGTCGGTGTTTTGCTTTCGCCTGCGACCTGCGCCTCAAAGGCTGCTGCGAGCAGAGGCCGAGAGGAAAGCCAGTGACAGCTTAACATGCCACACATTTGAGACATTCAATTACGCTGCCCTGCAGCTGTGGGGCCAGTCACTCGTCAAGACTATTTAGCAATTAACCAAGCAGCCAAAGAACTTGCTCGGGTTTAAATGTCAAGCCTGTTTTAATATGTAAATGTCCTGGTTTATGGTAATTAGTCAGCCATGATTGGCTCACTCAAGTCTTGCTGTCCTCTTGCACCTCTGTTACATCAGAACACGAGTTTAAACTTTTGCAGCAGGGAATGATGCAATGTGCAGGTTTGACACTAAAACTGTCATCAAATCTTCAGGTTTCCTTGTGTTGGATGTGCATGAAAGTCGGATCTCCAAGACGTGTGTAACTCTGGAGATCTTGAGACAGAAACAGTGAACCTTAAGGCCACTAGTAGGCTGAGGTGAATATTTCCTGAGGTGTCCTCCAGGTGACTGGCCAGGCTGGGATGGCGGGAGGTTGGGTTTAAGCACAATAACCGATGCTGTGGCAGCGTTTCCCCTGGTAAGCTGACCCTGGAATGACTGCAGCTTTAGTCCTAAAATAAATGCTACAATCAGTCTGGCACATGATGGAGAAAGCTAACAGAAGCCAGCTAGTCTTAACTACAGACATCCGGGGAGTTCCTGTGGACAACATCTGGGAATGCTGTGTTTCTATGCTGTTCCCAGCTGGAC
Proteins encoded in this window:
- the LOC133453480 gene encoding E3 SUMO-protein ligase CBX4-like, coding for MELPAAGEHVFAVESIEKKRSRKGRVEYLVKWRGWSPRYNTWEPEENILDPRLLDAFQDRERQEQLMGYRKRGPKPKHLLVQVPSFARRSNILADLQEASLDEDDRRQKSSPIQMLRPQAQQYQLNSKKHHQYQPLCREREAEQQAPGKKFYYQLNSKKHHHYQPELKAHEPVFAKPRELKAPELSNKGYNLPPVLQQKWVRDKDSGCLTKVKDITMELKNLPADLNRHKEQQPLKAKEDASPQANGSSRKLKIVKNKNKNGRIVIVMSKYMENGLQADKIKNGDSDAAGKQPHEKDGSMEKHLEKMKLVKKLGLKNGFTKRLEDKPNVLCSGFNADFPKEKEQSPLVELTVTEQGRRDEVRSQGELPADHPLRLTSKPNLLPLPLERGAPPVPDKRGSQGGIQGLKRHLSDAGEHESSKRFLSCRSVSVPDAVSSASQSSSCSQNGQQSPAGPQDCGYADQDEPMDLSIHRSTSPACSAAQPETQTQAEPLARDEGQTRTDTPAETQSDTHTPAEDNVESVAVSNPEKRKEETFPSFQPFLGNIVITDITANCLTVTFKEYLTT